The Castor canadensis chromosome X, mCasCan1.hap1v2, whole genome shotgun sequence genome includes a region encoding these proteins:
- the LOC109681000 gene encoding zinc finger X-linked protein ZXDA-like, with the protein MEIPRLLPARRTPQGGGGCCPAGGGGVHRGPESQSCQAPARRLLLLRGAQDGGPEPRSEEAHRASRGPGPSPSPLAPRPDHPSSGGDDFFLLLLDPVGGDVETAGTDQAGGPVWREEAEVGLGPERGESGANSAGRLALDPRCLPAVPAPTSAPAPAPAPAPVPASGPGPAAAFAGTITIHNQDLLLRFENGVLTLTTPPLPAWEPGVVPFPQPGGLTAPPAGIPQAAAQLGDCPELPPDLLLAEPAEPARAPAPEEEAEGRAAAQSPRGPLVPGPGVVLYLCPEAQCGQTFAKKHQLKVHLLTHSSSQGQRPFKCPLGGCGWTFTTSYKLKRHLQSHDKLRPFGCPAEGCGKSFTTVYNLKAHMKGHEQENSFKCEVCEESFPTQAKLSTHQRSHFEPERPYQCAFSGCKKTFITVSALFSHNRAHFREQELFACSFPGCSKQYDKACRLKIHLRSHTGERPFLCDFDGCGWNFTSMSKLLRHKRKHDDDRRFTCPVEGCGKSFTRAEHLKGHSITHLGTKPFVCPVEGCCARFSARSSLYIHSKKHLQDVDTWKSRCPVATCNKLFTSKHSMKTHMAKRHNLGQDLLAQLEAANSLTPSSELTSQGQSDLSGPEIVSLFSEVPGNSSAAVLDTALVNSGILTIDVASVSSTLAGSLPANGNNSLGQAVDPRALRGTNDLPQSLDTSLFFGTTAAGFQQSPLDVDDVSTVSVAPLGSLGCLAMKNSSPEPQALTPSNKLTVDTEPLTPSSTLCENSVSELLTPAKADWNVHPDSDFFGQEEETQFGFSNPTGNHGSQKETDLITVTGSSFLV; encoded by the coding sequence ATGGAAATCCCGAGGCTGCTCCCGGCTCGCCGGACACCACAGGGCGGCGGCGGCTGTTGCCCCGCGGGCGGCGGCGGGGTCCACCGAGGCCCTGAGTCGCAGTCTTGTCAAGCCCCGGCGCGCCGCCTCCTACTGCTCCGGGGGGCCCAAGATGGCGGGCCCGAGCCGCGGAGCGAGGAGGCCCACAGGGCCTCACGGGGCCCGGGCCCAAGCCCGAGCCCGTTGGCGCCGAGGCCGGATCACCCCAGCAGCGGCGGCGACGACTTCTTCCTGTTGCTGCTTGACCCGGTGGGTGGCGACGTGGAAACCGCGGGCACCGACCAGGCCGGAGGGCCCGTGTGGAGGGAGGAGGCCGAGGTGGGCCTGGGGCCTGAGCGGGGCGAGAGCGGCGCGAACTCCGCGGGCCGCCTTGCGCTGGATCCCCGTTGCCTGCCCGCGGTTCCGGCCCCGACCTCGGctccggccccggccccggccccggccccggtcCCCGCCTCAGGCCCGGGCCCCGCGGCGGCCTTCGCAGGCACCATCACTATCCACAACCAGGACTTGCTGTTGCGCTTTGAGAACGGCGTCCTCACCCTGACCACGCCCCCGCTGCCCGCCTGGGAGCCGGGGGTCGTACCTTTTCCGCAGCCGGGGGGTCTAACTGCCCCGCCAGCCGGGATTCCGCAGGCCGCCGCACAGCTGGGAGACTGCCCAGAGCTGCCGCCAGACCTCCTGCTGGCCGAGCCCGCGGAACCCGCGCGCGCCCCGGCGCCCGAGGAGGAGGCTGAGGGCCGGGCCGCCGCCCAGAGCCCCCGCGGGCCGCTGGTCCCCGGTCCAGGCGTAGTGCTCTACCTGTGCCCCGAGGCGCAGTGCGGACAGACCTTCGCCAAGAAGCACCAGCTGAAGGTGCACCTGCTGACGCACAGCAGTAGCCAGGGCCAGCGGCCCTTCAAGTGCCCCCTGGGCGGCTGCGGCTGGACCTTCACCACATCTTACAAGCTCAAGAGGCACCTGCAGTCGCACGACAAACTGCGGCCTTTTGGCTGCCCAGCGGAGGGCTGTGGCAAGAGCTTCACCACCGTGTACAACCTCAAAGCGCACATGAAGGGCCACGAGCAAGAGAACTCGTTCAAATGCGAGGTGTGCGAGGAGAGTTTCCCCACGCAGGCCAAGCTCAGCACCCACCAGCGCAGCCACTTCGAGCCCGAGAGGCCCTACCAGTGTGCGTTCTCCGGCTGCAAGAAGACGTTTATTACAGTGAGTGCCCTGTTTTCCCATAACCGCGCCCATTTCAGGGAACAGGAACTCTTTGCCTGCTCCTTCCCTGGCTGCAGCAAACAATACGACAAGGCTTGTAGGCTGAAGATTCATCTGCGAAGCCACACCGGTGAGAGACCTTTCCTTTGTGACTTTGACGGCTGTGGCTGGAACTTCACCAGTATGTCCAAACTGTTAAGGCACAAAAGGAAGCACGACGACGACCGGAGGTTCACGTGCCCTGTAGAGGGTTGCGGGAAGTCTTTTACGAGGGCTGAGCATCTGAAAGGCCACAGCATAACCCACCTGGGCACAAAACCTTTCGTGTGTCCCGTGGAAGGCTGCTGTGCCAGGTTCTCCGCTCGAAGTAGCCTCTACATCCACTCCAAGAAACATCTGCAGGATGTGGACACTTGGAAAAGCCGTTGCCCGGTCGCCACCTGTAATAAACTCTTCACATCCAAGCACAGCATGAAAACCCACATGGCCAAAAGGCACAACCTCGGCCAGGATCTCTTAGCTCAGCTAGAAGCTGCAAATTCTCTTACACCCAGCAGCGAACTTACCAGCCAGGGACAGAGCGATCTCAGTGGTCCAGAGATAGTATCTCTCTTCTCTGAGGTGCCTGGCAACAGTTCTGCTGCAGTGCTGGACACGGCATTGGTAAATTCTGGAATTTTGACTATTGATGTGGCTTCTGTCAGCTCAACTCTGGCGGGGAGCCTCCCTGCCAATGGTAATAATTCCTTAGGGCAGGCTGTGGACCCTCGGGCCTTGAGGGGCACCAATGACCTTCCTCAAAGTCTGGATACCTCTCTCTTTTTCGGAACGACAGCGGCTGGTTTTCAGCAGAGCCCGTTAGATGTGGATGATGTCTCCACTGTAAGTGTGGCCCCTTTGGGATCTCTGGGCTGTTTGGCTATGAAGAACTCAAGTCCAGAGCCCCAAGCTTTGACACCCAGCAATAAGCTAACAGTG